A window from Ovis canadensis isolate MfBH-ARS-UI-01 breed Bighorn chromosome 4, ARS-UI_OviCan_v2, whole genome shotgun sequence encodes these proteins:
- the LOC138439770 gene encoding olfactory receptor 2A12-like, which yields MESNQSWIAEFILVGFQLSEDMELLLFAIFILLYAFNLLANGMILGLISLDPRLHTPMYYFLSHLAITDIAYASSHLPNMLENLVKHKKTISYFSCTMQMVSYLAFASVECLTLVVMSYDRFVAICHPLQYTVIMSWRVCTFLAIACWVCGFSLAIVQVSLFLRLPFCGPQKVNHFFCEISSVLKVICGDIWINEMFLFADGVFILVGPLSLVLVSYVRILWAILKIRSKEGRKKAFSTCSSHLCVVGFYFGIAMMVYLAPESSHQEEQQKILFLFYTFFNLLLNPLVYSVRNAQVKAAFHKVVQKNRSV from the coding sequence ATGGAGAGCAACCAATCGTGGATCGCAGAATTCATTCTGGTGGGATTTCAGCTCAGTGAAGACATGGAATTGCTCCTCTTTGCTATCTTCATCCTGTTATATGCCTTCAACCTGCTGGCAAATGGCATGATCTTGGGACTCATCTCGCTTGACCCCAGActgcacacccccatgtactacTTCCTGTCTCATCTGGCCATCACTGACATAGCCTATGCTTCCAGCCATTTACCAAATATGCTGGAAAACCTAGTGAAACACAAGAAAACCATCTCCTATTTCTCATGCACCATGCAGATGGTTTCCTATTTGGCCTTTGCTTCTGTAGAGTGCCTGACTTTGGTGGTGATGTCCTATGACAGGTTTGTGGCGATCTGCCACCCACTGCAGTACACGGTCATCATGAGCTGGAGGGTGTGCACGTTCCTGGCCATCGCTTGCTGGGTGTGTGGATTTTCCCTGGCCATAGTCCAAGTAAGTCTGTTTCTACGGCTGCCCTTCTGTGGGCCCCAGAAGGTAAACCACTTTTTCTGCGAAATTAGCTCTGTCCTCAAAGTGATCTGTGGTGACATCTGGATCAATGAAATGTTCCTCTTTGCTGATGGTGTGTTTATCCTAGTTGGGCCCCTTTCCCTGGTGCTGGTCTCCTACGTGCGCATCCTCTGGGCCATCCTGAAGATCCGGTCAAAGGAGGGCCGCAAGaaagccttctccacctgctcctcccacctctgTGTGGTTGGGTTCTACTTTGGCATAGCCATGATGGTGTACTTGGCCCCTGAGAGTAGTCACCAAGAGGAACAGCAGAaaatccttttcctgttttacaCCTTCTTCAACCTATTACTGAACCCCCTTGTCTACAGTGTACGGAATGCTCAGGTGAAGGCTGCCTTCCACAAAGTAGTACAGAAAAATAGATCAGTGTGA